The window cacgagTGTTAATACTAGTTGACATAAAAGAACGCATCGCTCGGGAAAGCGAGGATCACACAAATACTTATTTCTTCTAAGTTATCATTTCAAGAGTGATCATTTCATCAGCttgattaaaattctaaaaaacaTCTCACAAGAAGAATAAATTACCTTCCTTCAGGTTGAGGGCGATGAAATAAGTGCTGAATTTTGGTCTTACTAACTTAGTCTAGTGAATCAATTCTGGACTTTTCTTTTCAAAGAAGGACTCACGGTTACAGAGCAAAAAACCtatgctctgataccactctgtcacgaccgcaccttgctaaggatagcattGCTCGGTAAATCGTGACTAATAAGACACACATATACTTCTTCATAAGATAAAATGAGGTTCACAAGACAACGAAAGATCATGAGGATTTAAAAGAGTGTTTATCACAGTCACTCAAGCCGATCATGAAGGAGTTGTAACCACATGGTcatatgtatgaagacacatgCCATGAAAATCCTACGGAAGAGATGAGACGACCACCAACTCCACTCACCACCATTTCATCACTTGATCAAccgcacatttagaaatacatgcagATTGAGTACGGGGTTCTcgtgaacacattgccgaaagTTACACATATAAGAAAAGTTATCATTGTCATGCCATCACGTAACACACGTGGGTTTTTCTTAAAGGCGAGCATACTAAGttcattttctataaatattgtCCGATCGACTAAGTTCATTTCCAGAATCCGTCATATCTCGATGGTTCATCGTGTGCTGAAGGAGGCCACCTTCCACGATCACATCGACGGCCAACCCTTACAATGAATCACGGTCCATTCCTTTGTATAAACTAACTCGAATAGGATCTTGGTCCTATTGGAGTCCGAATTTGATTCATTCATTCAGTTGGCATCGTCAAACAAATAGgcatcataaaataaataatttatggcacgataacatttaaaaagaaagtaagtacgattttatcaaacaaaaattatttcatatatttgataattttatccacTCTTAATGTGTTGgaaataaagcccacctcaaaGCTTCCAAGTAAAACTCTACACAAGCTCGACCTCGGAAATCAAACTCCACGAACAAACCCTTCTAGAAAGAGGATATTGATTCAATTAGTCTTAAGAACATATATAAGGTGCATGACATGCAAGGATCCTACATAGAATATGCATCATATGTTCGGGGTTCGATCAAGataacttcattccattaaACATATGGCTCTCTATTTTATAAGAAACTTTAAAAGTAATTAGCAATTATTTAGGAGAGAGTTCATTGAGCTCATACATTCCTAtctttaagaaattaattaaggagtTTTCTACACTTGACCCATAACAAGGAGGAGCCCAACATAAAAGATAAACCCACAAGAAGGCTCAAAAGTGTGGTGCCCTAATTGTACTAAAAAGAATTAgccttccttctctctctcaacatCTCGTTCCTCTCACTCTCTCTGCACTCTCTAACTAGTGTCGGGGTGTCGTCGCCTCGTCGGCGTGCGCAAGACCAGCCGCAGTTGGGCAGTGGCGGCGGGAGTTCGGCGCGAAGAAGAAAGCCGAGGAGCAGCAGCGATGGCTACCACTGTGACAGCGTCGCGTGTGTGGCTGCCACGAGGGCAGCGAGGTGTGCGTGGCTGCCGGAGACAGTAGCAGCGGCACCGACAGAGGTAGTGGCGGCTGTTTAGGGTAGCTCGGTGCTTATGAAGTACTCTTAAGAGCTAAGTATTCGAAATGATTTACATAAGGCCACCCTAATTGCTCAAGATTTGGTTGTCTCTAGCATAAAACGGTTGATAAGCATGcgaatttatttgtaaaactTGACATGAGATCTTATTTTCAAGGTTGGTTCAATGCTGTGAACAAGTATAGAAAGAGTATTGAATATGAGTCTTATGTTCAAAGTCTAAGTTGAGCATGACAAATTGTGAGAAAAGCTCGGCCTATAAATGTTGATAAAGATGAGAATAACTGGATGAATTTTACTAACATGGTGTGATGAAAAAGCAAATGTGATGTAAAGCTTAGGAAATCAAATGgttaaacataaataaatacctTGAGAAAAAAGAGGAATGTAGTGTGTAGAGACTTAATCCTTCTTCATCAAGCACTTACTAGCATCATTACTTgagatgaaattttgtttagagATTTTAGTGGTGAAGCAAAAGTGTAGGTGATGAAGTTGTGttgtatttatagaggaaGAGATGCATGGTTTTGCATGGTTAAAAGCTTGGtttaagaaggaaatatatTGTCCTAGGGTCATGGACTTTTTGCCAGCGAGCAATTAACTATACATATCAAACATTATCCAATATAGATGTaggagaataaaaattataacataTTTGAATTATCACTTTTTGGGTTCATTATATACTTAAAAGTAATTAGAGAGGAGTATAGCgatagaaataagaaaggagaGCTAAGCAAATTGCTCTGGCTCTTTCTCATGCTTGGTTGTCCCACATCGAGATTAGATATATGGTggtttaatttgtgttttataaatatatgacaaattctagatttaattaaagtttaaatCGGGTAATTGCTCGGATaatcgggtatacccgctcgggtatcgggtaaccTGATACCCGATAATCTCCTAGTTTGAATACCCAATCCCGAACCCGACCCCGAAttttgcgggtagcgggtGCCCGATACCCGTCGGGTATCGTGTCGGGTTTGAAAATACCCGTTACCCGCTATCCTTTTCGACACCCCTATATATCCAAAGTCAATGCATGAAATAAGTCTTATCAGTAGCATGAGACGGGAATAGtgtcaattaaatttattaaataacgGTAGTGGTATATAATAATCCCTTGTTCCACTatagttgagtcgtttttccattttgaaaaGTTCCTTTACCCCTGTATGAAATAATTAACTCACTTATCCTTTCTACTCCattctttattttactctatactctctattttattcacttttctcctctctccattttacacGGTACGATTCAGATACGTACAGGTACCATTTTTAATCTACATTAGGGCGACCATCCCTAAGGCCCACTTAAAATCTCGACTGATAAACAAAGTCTAAATTTGCTCTTATCCGTCACTGAGGCCCAATAcctccttttatttttatcctcAGATATTAATTTGACGTCGTCGCCTAGCTTCTTCGTATCCTCGGATCTCACATTCGCCGCCGTGGAGATTTTCGTTATTTTCAGGTGAATTTCTCCTCTTCAGatttcttctaatttttttttatttctcttgcATTTCTACACGTTGGACGgttattattttgattcaattcGGGCTATGGTACTTTTATATGATGCTGCCTTTGTTGCTTCTGTTTTAAGATGCTGATTGGTGTTATTTAATATGCGTGTTTGAATTTAGAAACAATTGCATGAGTTGCAATCAAATTGAGAGTATACCATCTcccatttttattatttccatcTTCAGTTATCGTACTGGCTGTTTGTTGAAATACTCAATTAGGGTTTTCTAAGTTACATGGACTAGATCTAGTAGAGTGATGTAGTGGAAATGCTGCTCATTTGGTGGAATTATGTTATCAAGAGTGGGATTAGTCCAAGTTGAACATCTGCCATTCTGTTCTTTTATTTCGATAAACAGGGAGATAAGATGTTTGGGGGCAGAGCTCTCCGCCGGTTGCTAAGAGAGAGACTTCAATCGCAAAACACTGTATGATTCTCTTTCTTGGttaaattttacatttgttCTGTCTGGAtagtttctcattttcttcaatGCTATTAATGTAAGGTTGGTGAAATCATTCCTCTGGttcaattattctttttcctgACACGGAACTGAGAAATTCTTTCTTTCATATTCTCTGTCATAACCAGCATCTAGGCAATTTCTGAATTAAGTGCTTAAATGAAATGCTGAAATGGCGATGCCAATATTTTTTTGCCTTCAGGCATCTCCAGTTTTGTCATCTTTTATTTCTAAGAAAGGGCAGGAAGCAGTTGGATCTGCCACCGCTAAGTCCTGGAGGGTATTGGCTCTATGTGGGGCAGGTGTCTCAGGGTTGTTAAGTTATGCAACAATAGCATCTTGTGATGAGGCTGAACATGGTTTGGAGGCTGCCACCTATCCTTGGCCACACAGTGGCATTCTAAATTCATATGACCATGCTTCGTAAGTTAATCTGTAGCTTTCTCAAGCTTTTTTTGTACTCTGTATTTAAAAGAACTGAATATCTTCAGTTCTGCATTCTCTGTTGCCGATATAAACGAAATGGTTTTGTCACTTGATTGAGTTAATTTTTATGTGTCTATTTGCTTATAGATTCGTTCTTGTAAAGATTTCTCTTTGAAATAGTGGGACTAAAATATGTTTGGAACCAACTCATTGTGTTACATAACCTCTCGGCACTTATTATCCCGTACATTGGTTTGTAACCAGTTATCAGGATGTTGCACTACATCAATCTTTTGTAGTTGCTTTCAACCTATATGTCTCCCCTATAATATCAACTTGGTTGATGGAGGCCTATCAACGCAGTTCTCCCCCTCGCCTCTGGTACTTGACACTTGACAGTGTCGAAAAAGTTGTTTTTTGGGGCAGTCCGTTTTCTAGATTTTCTCCTTGTATGTGTGCTGTATCTTTCTGTTCTTAGGGTATGATCGACGCAAagtatcttatttttaataattaatgatgaCCAGCTTGATGTCCGAATTGTACTATGCATTCTGCAAAAAGACCACCCTCATATTCTCATTCAAAAACACTCTTTCCTTCAACATATACTTGACCCCTAGAAGGTGCCAACTGAAATTAGAAGGGGACATATGTTTATATGATCATGATTAATCCAAGAAAAGAAGATGGATTTTTAATGAACTAAACAAACTATGCCAAGGGAAAGTGAGATTGGATCTTTTTGCTCCTATACCAGTATATACTTGCAATGTGCATTTAATTTCTGCTTTTTGTTCGGTTAATGTTCTAGTGCTTTCTGCTGAAATATTCTCCGCTGTAACTGTAAGCATTGCAATAACATGACCATTATGTAGTTATGCTTTTATCATCATATGAGATACTTGTCCCATTAAACCCAAATGGTTGTCTTTAATCTGTTCTACCAAATATGATGGATTAGTTTTTACTACTGTGATTGGATTTCATCCTCTTCTCCATTTAAATACTTGAATGCTCTTCATCtccaattgattttaaattaaaacgcCTTCTATGTTAAACAGGATTCGTCGTGGTCACCAGGTGTATCAACAAGTTTGTGCCTCCTGCCATTCAATGTCCTTAATTTCATTCCGTGACTTGGTAGGTGTTGCATATACcgaagaagaaactaaagcTATGGCTGCTGAGATTGAGGTAGTTGATGGGCCAAATGATGAGGGAGAGATGTTTACTCGTCCTGGCAAGCTCAGTGACCGGTTTCCTCAGCCATATGCAAATGAACAAGCAGCTAGGTTTGCTAATGGTGGCGCTTATCCTCCTGATTTAAGTCTTATAACCAAAGTATTTTCTACCACTCCGGGCTCTTCCTCATTTCTTTATCCTTGGAATGTCATGTCATCATCtctcctaatttttttttccttttgccTCTTTAGGCTCGCCACAATGgtcaaaattatgtgtttgcCCTATTGACTGGATATCATGACCCTCCTGCTGGTGTTACAGTAAGTTTTTCTGTTTCATAGAATCATATTTGATTTACCTTGGCAAAGTCCAATATTATATTGAAGAATCTGTGTGACTGTGTCTAAAATGACCTCATCTTAGTATAGAGTTTATCGAAACTTAGTCTGTATTCGACAAATGTCAGCTCACCAAGTGGATTAATATGTTCATTGCTACCCTTCCCACTTTAAACATACTATTGTGCtcctttttgttttattttcttctctgtAAGTCGGGTTGCAGGGTGTCTCTTTATGCATTTGGTCACCCTTACTACAACCAGCACTCTTTTCACCTCTTACATCGTGATTCATAGCTTAATTTTCAAGTGTTAACagaactttcaaattttgttgttATGGCTCTGGTACCTAAACTTTGATCTGCAGCATTCCTTATATTACGTGGTCCTGTCcttgtattttttgtttaattattcttgTGGTTTTGAATAGTACTTCAAATGAAACTCTAAATGTAGTAAACTGAtgttaaaattcattttagaAGTAGTTGTGTGTTCATGTCATGTGTCCTGAGTACATGAGACTGCCATGCAtattttatgagaataaacaattattctttcattttgtttgtgGATTCTGGTTTGGATTATCTTTGTAAATATTCACAATTTGTGATTGAACTTTAATTGCCATTAACTGACGATTTGGTATTTATATTTGGGATTCTAAATGGCGCAAGTATTTGCCTTTTTAGATTCGTGAAGGATTGCATTATAACCCTTACTTCCCTGGTGGAGCTATTGCTATGCCAAAAATGCTTAATGATGGTGCCGTTGAGTATGAAGATGGTACACCCGCAACAGAAGCTCAGGTAAAATCCCTATTTATTTTCCTTGCACATGAGCACATGTTTGTATTGGTCTTCCATTCATGCATAGGTCTGAGCTATAGGTCACATTCCCATTTCATGCTCATCTCTTTATTTGCTATCTTTCGTAGATGGGGAAAGATGTTGTCACATTTTTAGCATGGGCTGCAGAGCCTGAAATGGAAGAGAGAAAACTGGTAATGATTCATTAACAAATATAGCAAAGACTGTAAACAGCACCAGTTTTTGACCTCTTGTCTTACATATTGGCATTGCTAAACTGAAACCACAGATGGGATTTAAGTGGATATTCGTTCTATCACTCGCGCTTCTTCAAGCTGGTTATTACAGGCGCATGAGGTGGTCTGTTCTCAAGTCTCGGAAGCTGGTGCTTGATGTCGTGAACTAAATTTCCTCAACTTCCGTGTTAGAGGATCGACTATCTGCTCGTCTTTGTGCTAATTTATTCATGAATCGGCAGTTTTTTTCCAGGCTGCGGGCAGATTTGTagcttttccattttgttggTGAATAATGAAATCTTACTAGAGAGAAGATTTCTTGGTTTTTTCCAGCTGCTAATGGAAACTGTTATTGTTTGGATTGCTGTatgaaaaatgagagagagagagaacgaGATGCCTGAAAGTGCAACTCCGTGTAATAACCCAATAATAGTAGTGAGTACAATATTTTTCTCAGTTACACAATCAAAGAATTCATTACTTGAGCAAAATTTTCATTGTATGATTTGAGGTTTATTTAATCACATTGGATGCTACCGGTTTTGAAATAAAGCATCTCCTAATTAAGTTGTTGTATTCTTTGTCATTCACCTAAGCTTTATCCTAATAAAAATGTAGTAGAAGAATTACTAGTCCATTTCCTAATATTAACACGTATACTactggagtagtatttattttaccGAGAAACATGATAAGTTTAAACATCACCTCCAGTTAAATATCAGTGGACGATTATGCCCCTTTCTTGTCCTTTTTGGTCCCTTGCATAAAGATGTTCGGCAGCAATTTTGATATGTTGAAATTAGAATTATGACTTTATGAGGATTACTGATGGGAGTACAAAATCACATTTAAAATCATTTCTCAACTTGACAGCATATAGGGACATTATCGTGAATAAGAATTTAGCGAATAGAAAAGAgtgaggaaataaaataaaaatatttgtatgttattttgggaaaatgaAGCTTTGATTGCACACCTCCTCCCTTCTTCTCTTGAGTCTCAGCAATCGACCGTTTATATTGTCAGACCACATCTTCCTTGCCTCAAATTACATAACCAAagcttgagagagaaagagaatcGAGAGATGTTTTACTCTCAGTTGCTGCTGTCGAAGAAGGGGGCGTTAGGCATCATTTGGATGGCCGCTCATTGCCATAAACGCCTTAAGAAGGATCAAGTTCACCACACCCACATTCCTTCTTCTGTCGGTCTGTCTCTctccatcttcatcttcactgataaatactagtaatgtAGTATTgtctctattttaattttgtttttgttttttttgccGCCTGGTTAGCCCGTTTTTGTTGCGGATGCAATTCTTTGCGTTTTTAGTGcaaattactaataatttcTTGAATTAAATCCATTATTTTCACGTTTCAAAAGCTATTTCTCGTTTGCCCTTTCAATACTTTAAGGGGtttttttcttccttattttactacttattttagttctgctactattaattagaatcaataaaattgaaatgctgCATATGTATGGAGGTTTTGTGGAAAAGTATGTAGTTATTAATGCAGCTGATAGTTTTAAGCATAAGCTATTAGTACAAATGAAATTGCAGCAGATGAtctatgttattttataagaatttaGTGCAACTAACCAATTTTGCTACAATTGTGTTCTTCAGATAAGATCCTTGATGATGGAGTTCCGGTGGTCACTCATAGAATTTTAGCCTTCCTTCTTCTAGGCGTTGTGAGAATCTACTCCAAGAAAGTTGAGTATCTACTTAATGACTGTCATGAAATTCTCAACAGGCTGTGTACCTTTAAGACCGGGAAAAGTGCACAAGCTGAAGCAGGTGTCGGCATCTCTCGCCCTCAGGGACCTTCTCACTCGATTACTCTACCCGCGAGATTTGAACTTGATACATTTGATCTAGGTCTAGATCAAGATGCAATGGGGTGAGCTTCATGCCTGATATGTTACCTCTATAAGCTGTAGGTTTATGTGGGTATTTAACTATTTCTTCTTGGTATGTTTGGTTATGCAGTGGGAAATTAAGATCACATGAACAAGAGATGCATGCAGGTATGGTGTTTTTGCTATTGCTGCAATGGTTTTATGCGTCTGTTTTGGCACAACTTAGCATCTATTGATTTTGTAGATGGGCGCGGAAAAGTCTCTCGTAGATCTGGCTCATTTTGCAAGGTGTGTGTGTttggtttcatttttttcccttttactTCCTGTGAAAGTGATGTAGTTGTAGCAAATCAGCATagaagtagaaaaaaataagctTCGCGAAGTGATTCAGTGACAGTTTTTATTATGATATTGTTTGGCTGATAGTCCTCTAACAAAATTTCTACAGGATATTGTTCTACCTTCTGAAGCTTACTCATCTACTCACACACCGCCCAGAGAGTATGTATGCAAGATCTGTTACTTTTGCATACGCACACATATACACGTGAAAACTTAGTAACGTATCTTATCTCTTGACTGGTGCAGTGTGTTAGGAGCCCATCAGAAACAGGACTTGTCAGTGAAGTCATCAAGTAATGCAAACATTTCTTTAGCTGGTGTTGAGGTACTTCGTCACGCACGTCGTTCTTTAGAAGATTGTGTGGATCCAATTCAGTTGGATGAAACTGAAAACGAACAAATGCATAACAAGCTATTCATCAAGGATTGCAAGAATTGTCCAACAAATGAGTCAGGTTCTGATTCTGGTGCTGCTGTTCGTTTATTAAATAGTAGGCATCATTCTTTACCAAGTCCGGGCATTGAATTCATGGTACTAGATGATGCTGAAAAGGAGCAACTGAACAAAAGGGCATCTCATGAGAATGTCAGTCCAAATACCAAGGGACGGAGTCAAGAAGAACAAATGTATGATTATTTATCTACCAAGGATCTACAGACTAATATCCAATGGCCGACCAGCAGTATGGAGTCTGATTTTGTTGTACGTCTATCCAATAATGGTATCCTTCCCTTACCAAGTTTGGAGATGCTTCGTGGGACTGTGTTTACTTTGGAAGATCGTCTTGAACCAATGGTGTTGGATGAAGCTGAAGAGGAGCAATTGTATGACAGGCCGTCTAATAAAAGTACAAGTTCAAATTTCCTGGCGCCAATTCAAGATGTAGAATTGAATTCTGTAGTGAACCCATCGCGCGAAGGAAGCAATCCTGTAGAAAACTTGGAAATACTCGATGAAAGCAATTTCTCTATGGAACATTTATCCGGTTTAATGCTATTGAACTTGGCTGAAAAGAAAGATGACCATGATAAGCCAACACTTGACGAGCATGTAGCTGAAGAGAAGCGCATGGACCATCTGCCTACTCAGTCGAGTTTTCAAGAACATTTAGACCAAGTTTCTACTGAAGCAGTTTATAATGCAGGGAAAGTGGGTCCAGAACTAGAGGTCATTCCCCCGGAAAGTGTAAAATGCCAGAAACCAGAAAGTGTTCATGTGTTTATTCTAACTCCTCAACCAAAGCTTCCAGGTAATATCACACTCTGACTACATtacactttccatttttgttcCAATGTACTCTCGGTCTTTCTGTCGACACTCTCTAAATCTGACTGATATATTATTCCATGCCTATCAAACTCTGACAAGGTTTCTGGCATGATAAAGTCTCTGGTTGCATTTCGTATGATTAGTGACTCCTgtccatgttttgttttgtatagCAACAGATGTTGGAACTGTGGGAGTTGCAGCTGTTCAGACTCCTGGCAGAAAGGAGAGTGCGAAGATTCTTAAAAAGCGGAAGGCATTGGTGGATGTGGCCACAGTGGTGCCAAATAAGTATGTGATTGATTTTCTCTTTTGATTCTTTGGTATTACTGAGTACAACATATATCATAAGACATGTGTTGAGAAAGTCCTAAGAACTAAGAAGAGTCTCTGTTGACTTAGTGGTTCTTAATTGAGATGAATTTCTTGTAGTCGTAAAAAATTGATGCGAGTATATTGCTATTCATCTTGAAGGGTATTGAAGAGATGGATACAAGAAGATCCGATTGACCTAAAACGCGGGAGAAAGAATATTCCTCATACTCGGTCACAAGCCTGGAGATCTCATAAAAGTTACACACACAGTTTCCTTGAGCCttcgattcccggtgagtgtaCTCATAGTCATATAGGATTCAGCTTCAACAAGTAAAAGATTTTCCGCCACCTTGAATATTGTTTCCTTTCCTACTCAGGTGTCTCAGTAAATCTCTGTTACAACAGCTGCTATTCACTAGAAACTTTATCTGTGAAATCATCTGTTGGCCAAGATGGTCTCGAAGCTCCTACAACGCATGGTGCTCAAGAACGGATTCCAGACATCAGATCTCCTATTACAGAAGAGTCTCCCACACAAACTCCAGTTGTCAGTTCTTCAGTTGCAGATTTACTGAGTGGGCAAACTGCTGTCACGCCCCTAGTTTTAGAAAAGCCTCTTGAACAAACTCCACCTGTCAGATCTCCGGTTGCAGAAGATTTTCAGGACCAAATTCCGATCGCTCCTGGAACACCTGTTGCTTACTTTAACTCGTTGAGATCACACGAAGCTGAAACAGTTGCGGCTGATTCAGAAATCTTGGAATCTTCCTCATCCCTTGAAAGCATAGAGAAGTGTACATCTTCAAGTGAACAACTTGAACCGGACGCTTTGTTTCAGGAGGTAATCGTTTACACGGTttgcattttgattttgttggttGATTTTAAATGCAAAACAAAACTTGCCAGCATAGTAGTTGGTCACTAAATACATCCATTGATGGCTAAAATGTTTTTCTATCAGGAAACGAGCTCGTTCAAAGGTGATAGCTTGGAGAAAGGTATATAAGTGCCCTACTTTTATTATGTTCTCTAGTGTGATAGCAAAATTCTTTATATTGTGATTATTTAACCTTTTCGTTTTGCCAACTTCGTATTTCCAGATGCATTCTCTTCCAGAACAAGGTATAACTTACATTCTGTCTGGTAAAAGTTGACTGACTCACGCGTGAGTTGTGATGAACTCTTTTTCTATGCAGAGTAATTGGAAGTTATCTTGCTAAGAAGCTCCTGCATAAAAGGACACGAAAAGAGGAAGAAGTATTGAGCTTGTCGCGCTTATTGGCAGGAAAAACGAAGAAAGAGAGCACAATTATGTTCTATGAGATGCTGGTAATCCATTCaagcaatatatatatgtatatccTTGAGTTCTTCTgtagtactccattaatcTATGTCTGCAATATTGTAGGTTTTGAAAACACGAGACTGCATAGACGTGCAGCAGGAGAGTGCTTACCACAATATTCTTGTGCGCGAGACCCCCAAACTGAGGCAGTATTTCGAATGAGTACGGAGTAGATGAGCATTTCGTTGTAAATATTTCTAGATAGATGTAGTTTTAGCAAGAACGTAGGGAGTTAGGACAATTTTCATGTGGTAATGGCTTTTGTTGAATGCTTACTTGTGCTCTCTTTAACTAGGACGGTTCAATATCCATTTGTTTATATTCTGCATCTCTTCAGTAATCCACACTTAACACTTTCAACTGAGTTCATCACAAACTAGTTTCCCAGTAGCAAAACAGTAAGCTAACTAAGAACTAAAAGGAGATAATACCACCATGTCAAACGCAGCTAAACTAGAAAACCCTCAATCAACGATAACAATATGGATAAGTGGATACAAGAAGTGTTCCTAAACAGCAGCAGAATTACATTTCTAGAGAGCATAAAAAGAAGCTCCTCTGCAGAGTACACGTGCAAATATCAATCACTTGAAGATCCATCATCATCTTCCCGCTCTCTGACAACCCTCTCCAGAAACTTCTTCCTCACTCCGTCAAGAACAGCATCTCTTGATTGCTCTCCATGTCCATCGTTCAGCACCGGATCTGCCTGACATAGAACTAAGGCTACACCTGAAGACAAATAATACAATTCCATCACATTTTTTACGACTaccattaaataatactcttaataaagtaatataatcaT is drawn from Salvia hispanica cultivar TCC Black 2014 chromosome 6, UniMelb_Shisp_WGS_1.0, whole genome shotgun sequence and contains these coding sequences:
- the LOC125193799 gene encoding sister chromatid cohesion 1 protein 2 isoform X4, with protein sequence MFYSQLLLSKKGALGIIWMAAHCHKRLKKDQVHHTHIPSSVDKILDDGVPVVTHRILAFLLLGVVRIYSKKVEYLLNDCHEILNRLCTFKTGKSAQAEAGVGISRPQGPSHSITLPARFELDTFDLGLDQDAMGGKLRSHEQEMHADGRGKVSRRSGSFCKDIVLPSEAYSSTHTPPRDVLGAHQKQDLSVKSSSNANISLAGVEVLRHARRSLEDCVDPIQLDETENEQMHNKLFIKDCKNCPTNESGSDSGAAVRLLNSRHHSLPSPGIEFMVLDDAEKEQLNKRASHENVSPNTKGRSQEEQMYDYLSTKDLQTNIQWPTSSMESDFVVRLSNNGILPLPSLEMLRGTVFTLEDRLEPMVLDEAEEEQLYDRPSNKRKVGPELEVIPPESVKCQKPESVHVFILTPQPKLPATDVGTVGVAAVQTPGRKESAKILKKRKALVDVATVVPNKVLKRWIQEDPIDLKRGRKNIPHTRSQAWRSHKSYTHSFLEPSIPGVSVNLCYNSCYSLETLSVKSSVGQDGLEAPTTHGAQERIPDIRSPITEESPTQTPVVSSSVADLLSGQTAVTPLVLEKPLEQTPPVRSPVAEDFQDQIPIAPGTPVAYFNSLRSHEAETVAADSEILESSSSLESIEKCTSSSEQLEPDALFQEETSSFKGDSLEKDAFSSRTRVIGSYLAKKLLHKRTRKEEEVLSLSRLLAGKTKKESTIMFYEMLVLKTRDCIDVQQESAYHNILVRETPKLRQYFE
- the LOC125193799 gene encoding uncharacterized protein LOC125193799 isoform X5; translation: MMEFRLCTFKTGKSAQAEAGVGISRPQGPSHSITLPARFELDTFDLGLDQDAMGGKLRSHEQEMHADGRGKVSRRSGSFCKDIVLPSEAYSSTHTPPRDVLGAHQKQDLSVKSSSNANISLAGVEVLRHARRSLEDCVDPIQLDETENEQMHNKLFIKDCKNCPTNESGSDSGAAVRLLNSRHHSLPSPGIEFMVLDDAEKEQLNKRASHENVSPNTKGRSQEEQMYDYLSTKDLQTNIQWPTSSMESDFVVRLSNNGILPLPSLEMLRGTVFTLEDRLEPMVLDEAEEEQLYDRPSNKSTSSNFLAPIQDVELNSVVNPSREGSNPVENLEILDESNFSMEHLSGLMLLNLAEKKDDHDKPTLDEHVAEEKRMDHLPTQSSFQEHLDQVSTEAVYNAGKVGPELEVIPPESVKCQKPESVHVFILTPQPKLPATDVGTVGVAAVQTPGRKESAKILKKRKALVDVATVVPNKVLKRWIQEDPIDLKRGRKNIPHTRSQAWRSHKSYTHSFLEPSIPGVSVNLCYNSCYSLETLSVKSSVGQDGLEAPTTHGAQERIPDIRSPITEESPTQTPVVSSSVADLLSGQTAVTPLVLEKPLEQTPPVRSPVAEDFQDQIPIAPGTPVAYFNSLRSHEAETVAADSEILESSSSLESIEKCTSSSEQLEPDALFQEETSSFKGDSLEKDAFSSRTRVIGSYLAKKLLHKRTRKEEEVLSLSRLLAGKTKKESTIMFYEMLVLKTRDCIDVQQESAYHNILVRETPKLRQYFE
- the LOC125193799 gene encoding uncharacterized protein LOC125193799 isoform X6; translated protein: MNKRCMQMGAEKSLVDLAHFARILFYLLKLTHLLTHRPESIVLGAHQKQDLSVKSSSNANISLAGVEVLRHARRSLEDCVDPIQLDETENEQMHNKLFIKDCKNCPTNESGSDSGAAVRLLNSRHHSLPSPGIEFMVLDDAEKEQLNKRASHENVSPNTKGRSQEEQMYDYLSTKDLQTNIQWPTSSMESDFVVRLSNNGILPLPSLEMLRGTVFTLEDRLEPMVLDEAEEEQLYDRPSNKSTSSNFLAPIQDVELNSVVNPSREGSNPVENLEILDESNFSMEHLSGLMLLNLAEKKDDHDKPTLDEHVAEEKRMDHLPTQSSFQEHLDQVSTEAVYNAGKVGPELEVIPPESVKCQKPESVHVFILTPQPKLPATDVGTVGVAAVQTPGRKESAKILKKRKALVDVATVVPNKVLKRWIQEDPIDLKRGRKNIPHTRSQAWRSHKSYTHSFLEPSIPGVSVNLCYNSCYSLETLSVKSSVGQDGLEAPTTHGAQERIPDIRSPITEESPTQTPVVSSSVADLLSGQTAVTPLVLEKPLEQTPPVRSPVAEDFQDQIPIAPGTPVAYFNSLRSHEAETVAADSEILESSSSLESIEKCTSSSEQLEPDALFQEETSSFKGDSLEKDAFSSRTRVIGSYLAKKLLHKRTRKEEEVLSLSRLLAGKTKKESTIMFYEMLVLKTRDCIDVQQESAYHNILVRETPKLRQYFE